Proteins from a genomic interval of Zerene cesonia ecotype Mississippi unplaced genomic scaffold, Zerene_cesonia_1.1 Zces_u001, whole genome shotgun sequence:
- the LOC119838063 gene encoding uncharacterized protein LOC119838063 produces MAAILNMFRFELSAVLARIVVLLAWTVYPSYGGCTFPAEWTGSWFQSGIPQLIGINSTHIQMKGECSETESYDKFLLYDRSYDCYRCMVIHEKHKYVLQYKETFCSLKDSLSSICDEISGDAPLYSMFRKEPSPTPQPCPFHPAPFTFTYNRGTGDCTYPPSRAESCTDDSRLLLRYMACPDVPGTESNVEELVCLATWKEGSTRYLVGQISQVQRRNSIASDEDTYRCFIYKGQHSDKSMSYIIAQSGDATCNGLSSPTDGSRTMKLTTSDDEHNRCHFPSWIVEHHKWFSLDHTHQYHFTTKNATLKIMNTDGSYEEKRLVCHSILEQKDKKHITLVAHVTRGCIGCSASQNTIEFKSACMSTVYTCYGSWQDGPRGYVVAAPVARSSTHPRTFCFVYTTRAANASGGGDTVWLSAVGGTCSRTSRAPDAAYNLTSNGTCEQSSKYNSPAHRMAPAAILLTSLVLACIR; encoded by the exons GGGGCTGCACCTTCCCAGCCGAGTGGACTGGCAGCTGGTTCCAGTCGGGCATACCCCAGCTCATTGGCATCAACTCCACTCACATACAGATGAAAGGCGAGTGCTCGGAGACAGAGTCCTATGATAAATTCCTGCTGTATGATCG GAGCTACGACTGCTACAGGTGTATGGTGATTCACGAGAAACACAAATATGTGCTGCAATATAAAGAAA CGTTTTGCAGTCTCAAGGACTCCCTGTCGTCCATCTGCGATGAAATAAGTGGTGATGCACCACTCTATTCCATGTTTCGGAAGGAGCCGAGTCCGACGCCGCAGCCCTGCCCCTTCCACCCGGCGCCCTTCACTTTCACGTATAATAG AGGCACCGGCGATTGCACCTATCCACCGTCTCGCGCAGAATCCTGTACAGATGACTCCCGACTTCTGCTCAGATACATGGCGTGTCCAGACGTACCTGGCACCGAGAGCAATG TGGAAGAGCTCGTCTGCTTGGCGACATGGAAGGAAGGTTCCACACGCTACCTGGTCGGGCAGATATCTCAGGTCCAAAGAAGGAATTCCATAGCATCTGACGAGGATACATATAG GTGCTTCATCTACAAGGGGCAGCACAGCGACAAAAGTATGTCATACATTATTGCGCAGTCGGGTGACGCCACGTGCAACGGTCTGTCCTCACCCACCGACGGCAGCCGTACCATGAAACTCACAACTA GTGATGATGAGCACAACCGCTGCCACTTCCCCAGCTGGATTGTGGAGCATCACAAATGGTTCAGCCTCGATCACACGCACCAGTACCACTTTACCACCAAGAACGCCACTTTGAAG ATAATGAATACGGATGGTTCCTATGAGGAGAAGAGGTTGGTGTGTCACTCCATCCTGGAGCAGAAGGACAAGAAACACATCACGCTGGTCGCACACGTCACCAGGGGGTG CATCGGCTGCAGCGCGTCGCAAAACACCATCGAATTCAAGTCAGCATGCATGAGCACTG TGTACACGTGCTACGGCAGCTGGCAGGACGGGCCGCGCGGCTACGTCGTAGCGGCGCCCGTAGCGCGCTCCTCTACGCACCCGCGGACCTTCTGCTTCGTGTACACCACGCGGGCCGCTAACG CGAGCGGTGGCGGTGATACAGTGTGGCTGAGCGCGGTGGGGGGCACATGCTCGCGCACCTCGCGCGCGCCCGACGCGGCCTACAATCTCACCTCCAACG GCACATGCGAACAGAGCAGTAAATACAACAGCCCCGCGCACAGGATGGCGCCGGCGGCCATCTTGCTGACGTCACTGGTGCTGGCCTGCATCAGATGA
- the LOC119838064 gene encoding putative fatty acyl-CoA reductase CG5065 — MASCLHFPRQDYVPVADFYAEKSIFVTGGTGFMGKVLVEKLLRSCPKIKNIYLLMRPKKGQDVTSRLSELTQSPLFETLRRERPNELSKIVPIVGDITEPQLGISTADQDMLCREVSVVFHSAATVKFDEKLKLSVTINMLGTQQLVQLCHRMVGLEALVHVSTAYCNCEKESVGEMVYPPPAHPEHVVTLVQTLPDELVDRITPDLVGDRPNTYTFTKALAEDMLIRECGNLPVAIVRPSIVLSSLKEPVKGWVDNWNGPNGIIAAVGKGLFRTMLGSGARVADLVPVDTVINLMIVCAWRTHQKRGEGVVVYNCCTGQQNPITWSHFVRTCFKYMRKHPFSDLFWYPDGDITSNRLKHAALALLQHRAPAAALDALATAAGRKPTMIRVQNKLEKASACLEYFTTRQWAFADGNVRALCAALAPRDRAAFDFDVSAIDWDKYIESYVLGIRCFLFKESPDTLPRSRKVLRRLHIVHTLVQVALALLAWRFLFRRSRALRALWAHVCAALWRLARLARLDRLAHLLPRD; from the exons ATGGCGTCATGTCTGCACTTCCCGCGGCAAGACTATGTGCCGGTTGCCGATTTTTATGCGGAGAAATCGATTTTTGTCACTGGCGGCACGGGGTTTATGGGAAAA GTATTAGTAGAAAAATTACTACGAAGTTgtccaaaaatcaaaaacatataTCTATTGATGCGACCGAAGAAGGGGCAAGATGTTACCTCACGGCTCAGCGAACTCACACAGTCACCG TTATTCGAAACGTTGAGAAGGGAACGCCCAAACGAGTTGAGTAAAATAGTGCCAATAGTCGGTGATATCACTGAACCACAGCTGGGAATCAGTACAGCCGACCAGGATATGCTCTGCCGGGAG GTGTCCGTGGTATTCCATTCGGCGGCCACAGTGAAGTTCGACGAAAAGCTGAAACTGTCCGTCACCATCAACATGCTGGGGACGCAGCAGCTGGTGCAGCTGTGCCATCGCATGGTCGGCCTGGAG GCGTTAGTCCACGTATCGACCGCGTACTGCAACTGCGAGAAGGAGTCCGTCGGGGAGATGGTGTACCCGCCGCCTGCGCACCCGGAGCACGTGGTGACGCTTGTGCAGACGCTGCCCGATGAGCTGGTGGACAGGATCACGCCGGACCTCGTCG GTGACAGACCGAACACATACACGTTTACGAAGGCCCTAGCGGAGGACATGCTGATACGGGAGTGCGGCAACCTGCCCGTGGCCATCGTGAGGCCGTCGATCG TGCTATCCTCTCTAAAAGAGCCCGTCAAAGGCTGGGTGGACAACTGGAACGGTCCGAACGGCATCATAGCGGCCGTCGGCAAGGGCCTCTTCCGGACCATGCTCGGGTCGGGCGCGCGCGTCGCTGACCTCGTGCCTGTCGACACCGTCATCAACCTGATGATCGTGTGCGCGTGGCGGACGCATCAGAAGCG AGGCGAAGGTGTTGTAGTCTACAATTGCTGCACGGGCCAACAGAATCCCATCACGTGGAGTCATTTTGTGCGGACCTGTTTCAAATATATGAGAAAACATCCCTTCA GCGACCTGTTCTGGTACCCGGACGGCGACATCACCAGCAACCGGCTGAAGCACGCGGCGCTCGCGCTGCTGCAGCAccgcgcgcccgccgccgcgctcGACGCGCTCGCCACCGCCGCCGGCAGGAAGCCCAC CATGATCCGCGTGCAGAACAAGCTGGAGAAGGCGTCCGCGTGCCTGGAGTACTTCACAACGCGCCAGTGGGCGTTCGCGGACGGCAACGTGCGCGCGCTGTGCGCCGCGCTGGCGCCGCGCGACCGCGCCGCCTTCGACTTCGACGTGAGCGCCATCGACTGGGACAAGTACATCGAGTCGTACGTGCTCGGCATCCGCTGCTTCCTGTTCAAGGAGAGCCCCGACACGCTGCCGAGGAGCCGCAAGGTGCTGAGGAG GTTGCACATAGTGCACACGCTGGTGCAGGTGGCGCTGGCGCTGCTCGCGTGGCGCTTCCTGTTCCGGCGCTCGCGGGCGCTGCGCGCGCTGTGGGCGCACGTGTGCGCGGCGCTGTGGCGGCTGGCGCGGCTCGCGCGGCTCGACCGCCTCGCGCACCTGCTGCCGCGCGACTGA